AAACCTCGTTAAAAACAAGGTGTATTCGTTCATCAACATCGGTGGATTAGCCGTGGGAATGGCTGTGGCAATGCTGATCGGTCTTTGGCTGTACGATGAACTGTCGTTCGACAAGTACCATAAAAATTACGACCGGATTGCGCAGGTGATGCAGCAGCAAACGTCAAATGGCAAAATCTACACGCAGACGGCGATTCCTTTTCCGCTCGGCAGCGAACTGCGGACCAAGTACGGCAATGATTTCAAGTACCTGTCGATGGCGTCCTGGGAAGGGGAACATATCCTGACGTACGGCGACAAGAAATTCTCGAAATCGGGTTGTTACATGGAGCCTGATGCGCCCAAGATGTTCTCGCTTACCCTGCTGAAGGGCTCGGAGGAGGGGCTGAAAGAACCCAATTCCATTCTGCTGTCCGAATCGGTCGCCAAGGCCGTATTTGGCAAGGCCGATCCGCTGAACAAGTTGATGAAAATCGACAATAAACTGGACGTGAAAGTAACCGGGGTGTACGAAGATATTCCCTACAATGCGTACTTCAGAGACCTGACGTTCATTGCGCCCTGGGACTTGTATACTACGTCGGAGCCGTGGATTCAACGCTCCCGGGACCAGTGGGGCGATAATTCTTACCAGCTTTTTGCGCAGATCAACGACCAGACCAGTTACGAATCGGTCAGCAAACGCATCCTGCGGGCCAAGTATAACAACGTCGAGGAAAGTGACAAAAAATACAATGCCCAAATTTTTCTCCATCCCATGCGCGACTGGCACCTGCGATCCAACTGGGAGGAGGGCGTGCAGACGGGCGGACTCATTGAATATGTCTGGCTCTTTGGGATTGTCGGGATTTTTGTGCTGCTGCTGGCCTGCATTAACTTCATGAATCTAAGCACCGCCCGGTCGGAAAAGCGGGCCAAGGAAATCGGTATTCGGAAGGCGGTAGGGTCGGTGCGTAGTCAGTTGATCGGTCAATTTTTGAGCGAATCGCTGCTGGTCGTTGCCGTGGCCTTTGTCCTGGCCCTCCTGCTGGTTCTGCTCAGTTTGCCGTGGTTCAATGAGGTGGCCAACAAACGGATGACTATTTTATGGACGCATCCGGGATTCTGGTTGCTCGGAATCGGTTTCACCTTGCTGACGGGCCTGATTTCCGGCAGTTACCCCGCCCTGTATTTATCTTCCTTCGAACCCATTAAGGCCCTGAAAGGCAATACCGTGGCATCGCGGCTACAAACCGTTCGTTTCGTCTCCATCCCCCGCAAAGTTCTGGTTGTCTTGCAGTTCACGGTTTCGGTTTCCCTGATCATCGGGACCATCATCGTATACCGCCAGATTCAGTTCTCCAAAAACCGCCCCATCGGGTATAGCCGCGACGGGTTGATGATGATTCAGATGAAATCGCCGGAATTTTACGGCAAATTTGAATTGCTCCGGTCCGAACTCAAAAAATCCGGTGCCATCGTCGAAATGGCCGAATCGTCCAGCCCGATAACCTCCGTCTGGTCAAACAACGGGGGCTTTGAATGGGCCGGGAAGGACCCCAACCTGGATGCCGATTTTTCGACCATCTGGGTGACGCACGAGTTTGGGAAAACCGTCGGCTGGCAGTTCAAGGAAGGCCGGGATTTTTCGCGGGTCTTTTCAACCGACTCCGCTTCCCTGGTGGTCAACGAAGCCGCCGTCAAATTCATGGGCATCAAGGATCCCGTCGGTACCGTTGTGCGGTGGGGGGCCGACAGTAACGCGCGGGCGTTTAAGATCGTCGGCGTCATCAAAGACATGATCATGGATTCGCCGTATGATCCGGTTAAGCAATCCTTTTACCTGCTGGATTACGATAATGTGAACTGGATTGATCTGAAGCTGAACCCCGCCAAAAGCGCGAGTGAGTCCGTGGCTCAAATAGAAGCCGTTTTTAGACGGGTTATCCCCTCGGCTCCCTTCGATTACAAGTTTGCGGATCAAGAGTTTGCGGCCAAGTTTGCGGCCGAAGAGCGAATCGGCACCCTCGCTACGGGTTTTGCGGTGCTGGCCATTTTTATCAGTTGTCTGGGCATGTTTGGGCTGGCCTCTTTCGTGGTGGAGCAGCGGACCAAAGAAATTGGCGTGCGGAAAGTGCTGGGGGCGTCGGTGCTTAATTTGTGGGGGCTGCTGTCGAAAGATTTCGTATTTCTGGTCCTGATTGCTTTCGGAATTGCGACGCCCATTGCCTATTATTGTCTGCATGGCTGGTTGCAGAAATACGAGTACCGGACGGAAATTTCCTGGTGGGTTTTTGCCGCATCGGGCGCGGGCGCCCTGACCATCACCCTGCTCACCGTTAGCTTCCAGAGCATCAAAGCCGCCCTGATGAATCCGGTGAAATCGTTGAGAAGTGAATAACTGGTCCCGTCAGGGGTATGAGCTATCGTTATGCCGTCTCTGACCAATACAGGAGCTGTCTTCGTCTTCGAACAAATGGAGCGTGTCAACAAAGAGGTGTCCTTACTGATCGGGTGGGCAGTTTGTGATTTTTGTTCATCCGCGGACAGTGGTTTGTCCGAATTCGTACATAGGCGTACTGTTTCATTTGATAAATTGCTGTAAATCAATGGTATACTTTCGTCGGCATAGAAGTTGAACGACCGTTTTGACCTAACCTCCTCGGACAACTTGTATGCTGCGAAACTACCTGACCATCGCCTGGCGGAATATTCTGAAAGATAAGTTCTACAGCCTGATCAATATTCTGGGACTGACCATCGGCGTCACCTGCGGGTTGCTGCTGTTGCTCTACGTGACCGATGAGCTGAGCTTTGACCGGCACCATGAAAAGCGCGACCGGATTTACCGGATTGTTTCAGACATCACGGAACCGGATAAAATTAATCACTGGGTGAGCACGCAGCCCCCGCTGGTGAAAACCTTGAAGCAGGATTATCCGTTTGTCGAAAACTACGTCCGGTTTTTTCCGAACGGCCGGGTGATGTTCCGGCAGGGCGAAAAGCGGTTTTATGAAACGGACGTCTACGCGGCCGACTCGACGGTTTTTGAGGTATTTACGCACAAATTCATAGAAGGAGACCCCAAAACCGCTCTCGATCAGCCGGGGAGTGTTGTTCTTACGCAGACAACGGCCCAGAAATTCTTCGGGAACCGTCCGGCACTCGGTCAGTCGCTGCAAACCAGCGATACGACGTTCTACAAAGTAACCGGTGTGATCGAAGATGTTCCGAAAAATTCGCATTTCACCTTCAATGCGCTGTTCTCGCTCAGCACGGATGCGCGTCAGGCCAACGGCTGGGGCGGTTTTTACATTGTCAGTTATCTGCTGCTGCCTGAGCATTTCGATACGAAGATCCTGGAAAGCAAATTTCCGCAGCTTTACGACAAGCATATGGCGTCGATTTTCCAGCGCATGGGCATCAAAATTACGTACGAGCTGCAACCATTGACTGACATTCACCTGCACTCTAAAATGGACGGCGAAGCGGGGGGCGATATTAGTTACGTGTACATTTTTAGTGCCGTTGCGTTTTTTATGCTGCTGATTGCCAGTATCAATTATATGAATCTGGCCACGGCCCGTTCTGCCAAGCGCGCCAAGGAAGTCGGTTTGCGGAAAACGATGGGGTCGCTTCGTAACGCTTTGATGGGCCAATTCCTGACCGAATCGGTCCTGATGACGGTTTTAGCGTTGACCGCCAGCTTGGTTTTTGTGGCGTTGTTGTTGCCGTTTTTCAATACGGTTTCCGGAAAATCGATTCAGTTCCGCGAATTACTCCAGCCGCAATTTCTTCTCATCGCGCTGTCCATTGTGGTTTTTACCGGTTTTGTGAGTGGCAGTTATCCGGCCTTTTACCTCTCTTCGTTTGAGCCTGCAACGGTCTTGAAAGGTTCGTTCAATACCAAAGGAGGAAGTTTTTTCCGGAAAACGCTGGTGGTAGCGCAGTTTTCCATTTCGCTGATCATGCTCATCTGCACCTGGATTGTTTACCAGCAACTCAATTACATGCGCAGCAAGGATCTGGGTTACAACCGGGAACAGGTACTGACGGTCGATTATCAGGGAGGGCAACCCAGAGCACGTTACGATGCCCTGCGGAGTGCCCTGCTGGCGAACCCGACTATTCGGAGTGTGGGCACGGCTTCGTCGCCCACCAGCAACATCGGTGGACGGATCATTTTTGCGGTGGAATCCAACGCAGGATTGAAAGAAATGGGTTTCAAACCGATGGGAATTGACCACGATTACCTGAAAACGATGGGCATGAAGGTGGTCAGTGGCCGCGATTTTTCCGCCGATATTCCGGCCGATACCGCCAACGGCGTATTGGTCAACCAGGCCGCCGTCAAGCGGATGGGCTGGAAAGAGCCGCTGGGCAAGAAGGTGCTGCTGGGCGGACTGCCGCAAGCCGGCCAGCCTGCTCCGCCCACGGCGAAGGTAGTGGGCGTGGTGAAGGATTTTCACCAGCAATCGCTCTACAGCCCCATCGAGCCGATGATTATGCTATATCGACCGAATAATTCCGTGGTACATATTAAAATCGACCCGAAAAATGCCGAAAAAACCGTGGAATTTATCGGGAAGCAATGGCAGGCAACGTACCCCGACCGCTTGTTTGAGTACCGGTTTCTGGATCAGGATTTTGAATCGGCCTACCGCGCTGATGAGCTTCGAGGTCGGGTTTTTACGGCGTTTTCGGGCCTGACGATTCTGATTGCCTGCCTGGGTCTGTTTGGGCTGGCAACGTTCACCACCGAGCAGCGGGTGAAAGAAATCGGTGTCCGGAAGGTGCTGGGGGCGTCGGTTTCGAACGTGGTGCTGCTGCTATCCAAAGATTTCACGAAACTGGTGCTGTTCTCATTTCCTATTGCCATTCCGGTGGCCTGGTATTCCATGGACCGCTGGTTGCAGCATTTTCCGTACAAAACCGAAATCGGCGTCGGCGTCTTTGTGGCAGCCTGCTCGCTGACGTTACTGATTTGCTGGATGACGGTGGTTTATCAATCGGTAAAAGCCGCCGTGGCCAATCCCGTGAAATCACTGCGGAGTGAATAACACGGTCTAAATCATCTTGAACCGCCCGGTCGCTTAAGTCTCTTAACAGCATATGCTACGCAATTACATCAAAATCGCAATTCGTAACCTCCGCAAGCAGCGGGGTTTTACGTTCATCAACATCTCCGGACTGGCCGTGGGGCTGGCCTGCTGTCTACTGATTACGCTCTACGTAGTCGATGAGCTGAGCTTCGACCGCTTCCACGAAAAAG
This Larkinella insperata DNA region includes the following protein-coding sequences:
- a CDS encoding ABC transporter permease; translated protein: MKPPRWATWLLEAFGHPDSREEVQGDLLELYAYWVQTVGERKARWRYGLSALKLLRPLARRKSATEYSTPFFLSPVMIRNYLKVAFRNLVKNKVYSFINIGGLAVGMAVAMLIGLWLYDELSFDKYHKNYDRIAQVMQQQTSNGKIYTQTAIPFPLGSELRTKYGNDFKYLSMASWEGEHILTYGDKKFSKSGCYMEPDAPKMFSLTLLKGSEEGLKEPNSILLSESVAKAVFGKADPLNKLMKIDNKLDVKVTGVYEDIPYNAYFRDLTFIAPWDLYTTSEPWIQRSRDQWGDNSYQLFAQINDQTSYESVSKRILRAKYNNVEESDKKYNAQIFLHPMRDWHLRSNWEEGVQTGGLIEYVWLFGIVGIFVLLLACINFMNLSTARSEKRAKEIGIRKAVGSVRSQLIGQFLSESLLVVAVAFVLALLLVLLSLPWFNEVANKRMTILWTHPGFWLLGIGFTLLTGLISGSYPALYLSSFEPIKALKGNTVASRLQTVRFVSIPRKVLVVLQFTVSVSLIIGTIIVYRQIQFSKNRPIGYSRDGLMMIQMKSPEFYGKFELLRSELKKSGAIVEMAESSSPITSVWSNNGGFEWAGKDPNLDADFSTIWVTHEFGKTVGWQFKEGRDFSRVFSTDSASLVVNEAAVKFMGIKDPVGTVVRWGADSNARAFKIVGVIKDMIMDSPYDPVKQSFYLLDYDNVNWIDLKLNPAKSASESVAQIEAVFRRVIPSAPFDYKFADQEFAAKFAAEERIGTLATGFAVLAIFISCLGMFGLASFVVEQRTKEIGVRKVLGASVLNLWGLLSKDFVFLVLIAFGIATPIAYYCLHGWLQKYEYRTEISWWVFAASGAGALTITLLTVSFQSIKAALMNPVKSLRSE
- a CDS encoding ABC transporter permease produces the protein MLRNYLTIAWRNILKDKFYSLINILGLTIGVTCGLLLLLYVTDELSFDRHHEKRDRIYRIVSDITEPDKINHWVSTQPPLVKTLKQDYPFVENYVRFFPNGRVMFRQGEKRFYETDVYAADSTVFEVFTHKFIEGDPKTALDQPGSVVLTQTTAQKFFGNRPALGQSLQTSDTTFYKVTGVIEDVPKNSHFTFNALFSLSTDARQANGWGGFYIVSYLLLPEHFDTKILESKFPQLYDKHMASIFQRMGIKITYELQPLTDIHLHSKMDGEAGGDISYVYIFSAVAFFMLLIASINYMNLATARSAKRAKEVGLRKTMGSLRNALMGQFLTESVLMTVLALTASLVFVALLLPFFNTVSGKSIQFRELLQPQFLLIALSIVVFTGFVSGSYPAFYLSSFEPATVLKGSFNTKGGSFFRKTLVVAQFSISLIMLICTWIVYQQLNYMRSKDLGYNREQVLTVDYQGGQPRARYDALRSALLANPTIRSVGTASSPTSNIGGRIIFAVESNAGLKEMGFKPMGIDHDYLKTMGMKVVSGRDFSADIPADTANGVLVNQAAVKRMGWKEPLGKKVLLGGLPQAGQPAPPTAKVVGVVKDFHQQSLYSPIEPMIMLYRPNNSVVHIKIDPKNAEKTVEFIGKQWQATYPDRLFEYRFLDQDFESAYRADELRGRVFTAFSGLTILIACLGLFGLATFTTEQRVKEIGVRKVLGASVSNVVLLLSKDFTKLVLFSFPIAIPVAWYSMDRWLQHFPYKTEIGVGVFVAACSLTLLICWMTVVYQSVKAAVANPVKSLRSE